A section of the Agrobacterium tumefaciens genome encodes:
- a CDS encoding RidA family protein, with amino-acid sequence MGKRDAVFPASRHALYEEHGYSAAIRSGDLLFVSGQVGSRADGTAEPDFEQQVRLAFENLKATLNAGGCDFDDIVDVTTFHTDPENQFGTIMTVKNEIFSQKPYPNWTAIGVNWLAGFDFEIKVIARIP; translated from the coding sequence ATGGGTAAACGCGACGCAGTTTTTCCGGCAAGCAGACACGCGCTATATGAGGAGCATGGCTATTCGGCAGCCATCCGCTCGGGCGACCTTTTATTCGTTTCGGGCCAGGTCGGCAGCCGCGCTGATGGAACGGCTGAGCCTGATTTCGAACAGCAGGTTCGCCTGGCTTTCGAGAACCTGAAGGCCACGCTCAATGCCGGCGGTTGCGATTTTGACGACATCGTGGATGTGACGACGTTTCACACCGATCCCGAAAACCAGTTCGGAACGATCATGACCGTGAAGAACGAAATCTTCAGCCAGAAACCTTACCCGAACTGGACCGCGATCGGCGTCAACTGGCTCGCAGGCTTTGACTTTGAGATCAAGGTTATTGCCCGCATACCGTGA